A single region of the Desulfuromonadales bacterium genome encodes:
- a CDS encoding inositol monophosphatase family protein has product MKKIAIEAALEGGRVLMQKFGTALEISHKGEVDLVTEADRAAEETVVSVIRDTFPRHDFLAEEADYGHSGSAYRWIIDPLDGTTNYAHGFPWFAVSIALEVEGEVRLGVVYNPFQCELFFAEKGEGAYLNEVQIRVSTTARLDRALLATGFPYDRKTSSVNNYDHFLNFQQEAQACRRAGAASLDLAYTAAGRLDG; this is encoded by the coding sequence ATGAAAAAGATTGCCATTGAGGCCGCCCTTGAAGGCGGGCGGGTTCTGATGCAGAAATTCGGTACTGCTCTTGAAATCAGCCACAAGGGGGAAGTCGACCTGGTGACCGAGGCCGATCGGGCGGCGGAAGAGACTGTCGTTTCGGTGATCCGCGACACCTTTCCGCGACATGACTTTCTCGCCGAAGAGGCCGACTACGGCCACTCCGGGTCGGCGTATCGCTGGATCATCGATCCCTTGGACGGGACCACCAACTATGCCCACGGCTTTCCCTGGTTCGCCGTCTCCATCGCTCTGGAGGTAGAAGGGGAGGTGCGCCTCGGGGTCGTGTACAACCCTTTCCAGTGTGAACTTTTCTTTGCCGAGAAAGGCGAAGGCGCTTATCTCAATGAGGTCCAGATCAGGGTATCGACGACTGCCCGGCTCGATCGGGCGCTGCTGGCGACGGGCTTCCCCTATGACCGCAAAACGAGTTCGGTGAACAACTACGATCATTTCCTCAATTTCCAGCAGGAGGCCCAGGCCTGCCGCAGGGCCGGCGCCGCCAGTCTCGATCTTGCCTACACCGCCGCCGGGCGCCTGGATGG
- a CDS encoding radical SAM protein, protein MQMGGNVKMAVPLTDGLAVEAVWYGSGTLCISSQVGCALGCPFCASGFGGLRRSLSTDELFLQLETARKRGAVPQRVTVSGIGEPLHNPQAVAVFVEECRRQGLPVSLTTTGSPLTLLQEFLHLPHNGLMLSLHAGTAATHRRLVPRGPDLDALWSLLEEALPALSRRRRRKIGINYLLLAGCNDSPAELSALAERLRHQPELTLHLLTCNPVAGSPFVSPPPPVVDAVHGFLTARGLNIRRPNRWRTLAEGGCGTLLARS, encoded by the coding sequence ATGCAGATGGGCGGCAACGTCAAAATGGCGGTCCCCCTGACCGACGGTTTGGCGGTCGAGGCGGTCTGGTACGGCAGCGGCACCCTGTGCATCTCCAGCCAGGTCGGCTGCGCCCTCGGCTGCCCCTTCTGCGCGTCGGGTTTCGGCGGGTTGCGACGCAGTCTGTCGACGGACGAATTGTTCCTGCAGCTTGAGACGGCCCGAAAGCGTGGGGCCGTGCCGCAGCGGGTGACCGTCTCCGGCATCGGCGAACCGTTGCACAACCCCCAAGCGGTAGCCGTATTCGTCGAGGAGTGCCGTCGGCAGGGATTGCCGGTCTCCCTGACGACCACCGGCAGCCCGCTCACCCTGCTGCAGGAGTTTCTGCATCTGCCCCACAACGGCCTGATGCTCTCCCTGCACGCCGGAACGGCCGCCACGCATCGCCGCCTGGTCCCGCGCGGGCCGGACCTGGATGCCCTGTGGTCGCTGCTCGAAGAGGCACTGCCCGCGCTTTCCCGGCGCCGGCGGCGCAAGATCGGCATCAACTACCTGCTGCTGGCCGGCTGCAATGACTCCCCCGCCGAACTTTCCGCCCTGGCCGAAAGGCTGCGTCACCAGCCCGAACTCACCCTTCACCTGTTGACCTGCAACCCGGTAGCCGGGAGCCCGTTCGTCAGCCCGCCGCCGCCGGTGGTCGATGCAGTGCATGGTTTTCTGACTGCCCGGGGGCTCAACATCCGGCGTCCCAATCGCTGGCGGACCCTGGCGGAAGGCGGCTGCGGCACCCTCCTCGCCCGGAGTTGA
- a CDS encoding ammonium transporter — MKRFISLIAAGLLLGLPAVALAEDAPVSEIAYILNTFSFLMTGALVMWMAAGFAMLEAGLVRSKNVATICLKNIALFGVAGILYYLIGYKLMYSGVDGGWIGSLGVWGPDDAAAAAGDFSGKYATASDWFFQMVFCGAACSVVSGCVAERTKLWPFMAFCVVLTGVIYPITGSWVWGGGWLTGMGFKDYAGSTLVHSVGGWAALTGALIVGARKGKYGKEGRINPMPGSNIPLATLGTFILWMGWYGFNGGSVLSLGSAASAIEMSNVFVNTNLGACGGMIAAMILVQILYKKVDVTMALNGALAGLVSITAGPQTPSPGAAVLIGAVGGVLVVFAVPFFDKLKIDDVVGALSVHLACGIWGTMAVPFTNADASFLTQAIGVAAVGAFVLVTSAVCWLALKYTVGIRCSADDELRGLDVAEIGLEAYPDFQRINIGGVGVGSSLGGAPVSAARVMTEPVKQA; from the coding sequence ATGAAACGTTTTATTTCCCTCATCGCCGCCGGTCTGCTGCTCGGCTTGCCGGCCGTGGCCCTGGCCGAGGATGCCCCGGTTTCCGAGATCGCCTACATCCTCAACACCTTCTCGTTTCTGATGACCGGCGCGCTGGTCATGTGGATGGCCGCCGGCTTCGCCATGCTCGAAGCCGGACTGGTCCGCTCCAAGAACGTCGCCACCATCTGCCTGAAAAACATCGCCCTCTTCGGCGTCGCCGGCATCCTCTACTACCTGATCGGCTACAAACTGATGTACTCCGGCGTCGACGGCGGCTGGATCGGCTCCCTCGGCGTCTGGGGGCCGGATGACGCGGCGGCCGCGGCCGGCGATTTCTCCGGCAAATACGCCACCGCCTCCGACTGGTTCTTCCAGATGGTCTTCTGCGGCGCCGCCTGCTCGGTGGTCTCCGGCTGCGTCGCCGAGCGGACCAAGCTGTGGCCCTTCATGGCCTTCTGCGTCGTGCTGACCGGCGTCATCTACCCGATCACCGGCTCCTGGGTCTGGGGCGGCGGCTGGCTCACCGGCATGGGCTTCAAGGATTACGCCGGCTCTACCCTGGTCCACTCGGTGGGCGGCTGGGCGGCCCTGACCGGTGCTCTCATCGTCGGCGCCCGCAAGGGGAAATACGGCAAGGAAGGCCGGATCAACCCGATGCCGGGTTCCAACATCCCTCTGGCCACCCTCGGCACCTTCATTCTCTGGATGGGCTGGTACGGCTTCAACGGCGGTTCGGTCCTCTCCCTCGGCAGCGCGGCGAGCGCCATCGAAATGTCCAACGTCTTCGTCAACACCAACCTGGGGGCCTGCGGCGGGATGATCGCTGCCATGATCCTGGTGCAGATCCTCTACAAAAAGGTCGACGTGACCATGGCCCTCAACGGCGCCCTCGCCGGCCTGGTCAGCATCACCGCCGGTCCCCAGACCCCGTCGCCCGGCGCGGCGGTCCTGATCGGCGCCGTGGGCGGGGTGCTGGTGGTCTTCGCTGTCCCCTTCTTCGACAAGCTGAAGATCGACGATGTCGTCGGCGCCCTGTCGGTCCACCTGGCCTGCGGCATCTGGGGAACCATGGCCGTTCCCTTCACCAACGCCGATGCGAGCTTCCTCACCCAGGCAATCGGCGTGGCGGCCGTTGGCGCCTTCGTGCTCGTCACCAGCGCCGTCTGCTGGCTGGCTCTCAAGTACACCGTCGGCATCCGCTGCTCGGCGGATGACGAACTGCGCGGCCTGGACGTCGCGGAAATCGGCCTGGAGGCCTACCCCGATTTCCAGCGGATCAACATCGGCGGCGTGGGCGTCGGTTCCAGCCTGGGCGGCGCTCCGGTGTCCGCGGCCCGGGTGATGACCGAGCCGGTGAAGCAGGCGTAA
- a CDS encoding P-II family nitrogen regulator, whose protein sequence is MRKIECIIKPFKLDDVKSVLTDMGITGMTVSEVRGFGRQKGHTELYRGAEYQIDFIPKVKIDLVVPAERVAEIVAAVQKEACTGRIGDGKIFVTPVDQSVRIRTGETGPEAL, encoded by the coding sequence ATGCGAAAGATCGAGTGCATCATCAAACCCTTCAAACTGGACGACGTGAAGAGTGTTCTGACCGACATGGGGATCACCGGCATGACCGTGAGCGAAGTGCGAGGCTTCGGTCGGCAGAAGGGGCACACCGAGCTCTACCGCGGCGCCGAGTACCAGATCGATTTCATCCCCAAGGTGAAGATCGATCTGGTGGTCCCCGCCGAGCGGGTCGCCGAGATCGTGGCAGCCGTGCAGAAGGAAGCCTGTACCGGCCGCATCGGCGACGGCAAGATTTTCGTGACCCCGGTCGATCAGTCGGTACGAATCCGCACCGGCGAAACCGGCCCTGAAGCCCTTTAA
- a CDS encoding ATP-binding protein — protein sequence MSPGTNGQNEKLLKALIDIGQELASTVELEELLNRILKISREVFRFENAIIRLLEADRGMLVTAASYGYAEEAIRPEIRVGQGVMGKVALSGRPILVSDVATLPDYVQGISNARSELAVPMLAREKLIGVFNVESPRPDAFREEDIVPLMTMAGQAAIAIENARLYDNLRSVSRRYQELHQFNSRILKSASLGIYTIDADMRVTSWNRRMEEMSGVSEEDALGNDLLQLFPVLEEEGFADRVRRVLQRGIPEKVRLAHRNMKGELRFQKRRLAPLKDGDRTTGIVVIVEDITEFKRLLEQTIQSEKLAEVGRLSAGIAHEVNNPLAVISYAAQLLLREEELPPFHKELAERIDSEVDRLKTLTGSLLSFSRAREMVRRETDLNEVLRDVLRLVRYELNRHAIRLEEDFAELPAIQADPNKLKQVFINLFMNASQAMPDGGTLSVRTALVAGEEIEAVVTDTGPGIPADVQGKIFEPFFSTKREGEGTGLGLYICRNIVAEHEGRLLLESVPGQGATFRVVLPLG from the coding sequence ATGTCACCCGGCACAAACGGACAAAACGAAAAACTGCTCAAGGCTCTGATCGATATCGGTCAGGAGTTGGCCTCCACCGTTGAGCTGGAGGAGCTGCTCAACCGGATTCTGAAAATCTCGCGGGAAGTTTTCCGCTTCGAGAATGCCATCATCCGTCTGCTCGAGGCGGATCGCGGCATGCTCGTGACGGCGGCGTCCTACGGTTACGCCGAGGAGGCCATTCGCCCGGAGATCCGGGTCGGCCAGGGGGTCATGGGAAAGGTTGCCCTGAGTGGCCGGCCCATCCTGGTGAGCGACGTCGCCACGCTTCCCGACTATGTCCAGGGGATCAGCAACGCGCGCAGCGAACTGGCCGTGCCGATGCTGGCCCGGGAAAAGCTGATCGGCGTATTCAACGTGGAGAGCCCCCGGCCCGACGCTTTTCGCGAAGAGGATATCGTCCCGCTGATGACCATGGCCGGCCAGGCCGCCATCGCCATCGAGAACGCCCGCCTTTACGATAATCTGCGCTCCGTCTCCCGCCGCTACCAGGAACTGCACCAGTTCAACAGCCGGATCCTGAAGAGCGCCAGCCTCGGCATTTACACGATCGATGCCGACATGCGGGTCACCTCCTGGAATCGCCGGATGGAGGAGATGAGCGGCGTCAGCGAGGAGGATGCGCTCGGCAACGACCTTTTGCAACTCTTCCCGGTCCTCGAGGAGGAGGGGTTCGCGGACCGGGTCCGGAGGGTTCTGCAGCGAGGAATTCCGGAGAAGGTGCGGCTCGCCCACCGCAACATGAAAGGTGAACTGCGCTTCCAGAAACGGCGGCTGGCTCCCCTGAAGGACGGCGACCGCACGACGGGAATCGTGGTCATCGTCGAGGACATCACCGAGTTCAAGCGGCTGCTGGAACAGACGATCCAGTCGGAAAAACTGGCCGAAGTGGGGCGCCTCTCCGCCGGCATCGCCCACGAGGTCAACAACCCCCTGGCGGTCATCTCCTATGCAGCCCAGCTGCTGCTGCGGGAGGAAGAGCTGCCGCCGTTCCACAAGGAGTTGGCGGAGCGGATCGACAGCGAGGTCGACCGCCTCAAGACGCTGACCGGCAGCCTGCTCTCTTTTTCCCGGGCCCGGGAAATGGTCCGGCGCGAGACCGACCTCAACGAAGTCCTGCGGGACGTGCTGCGCCTGGTGCGCTACGAGCTGAACCGGCATGCGATCCGTCTGGAGGAGGACTTCGCCGAGCTGCCGGCGATCCAGGCCGACCCCAACAAACTCAAGCAGGTCTTCATCAATCTGTTCATGAACGCTTCACAGGCCATGCCGGATGGGGGGACTCTTTCGGTGCGGACCGCTCTTGTTGCCGGCGAGGAGATCGAGGCGGTGGTGACCGACACCGGCCCCGGAATACCGGCAGACGTGCAGGGCAAGATCTTCGAACCTTTTTTCTCGACCAAGCGGGAAGGGGAGGGGACCGGGCTGGGTCTCTATATCTGCCGCAACATCGTGGCCGAGCACGAAGGCCGCCTGCTGCTCGAGTCCGTACCGGGACAGGGGGCGACCTTTCGCGTGGTGCTCCCCCTCGGCTGA
- a CDS encoding TraB/GumN family protein, which translates to MSEEIASDIHRITIEGKEIVLVGTAHISQDSVETVRRVIEAEAPETVCIELDSQRYHSLRDQRRWESLNLIQVIKSGQVPFLLANLALAAFQKRMGLHTGVKPGAELAAAGETAERLGLEVRLVDREIRTTLLRAWRKTGLWKKLNLVSTLIAGLFENQKLDEAELARLRQTDTLSAMLEEMGTLLPSVKTILVDERDTYMAHFIRLAPGAKVVAVVGAAHLPGIIRQLTETISPDTIAGLSTIPPKTAISKAVPWLIPGIVIALFVAGLFTGDWGRMADAAVAWALATGLLAALGTVIAFGHPLTVLSAFVAAPITTLHPAIGAGMVTGLVQAFVVSPTVRDMERVGDDLASLRGWWSNRMMRVLLVFFFSSLGASAGTLVALNWLKNLL; encoded by the coding sequence ATGAGCGAAGAAATCGCTTCGGATATCCACCGCATCACTATCGAGGGGAAAGAGATCGTTCTGGTGGGAACGGCGCATATCTCTCAGGACTCGGTAGAGACCGTACGCCGGGTCATCGAGGCCGAGGCGCCGGAGACCGTCTGCATCGAACTCGACAGCCAGCGCTATCACTCATTGCGGGATCAGCGGCGGTGGGAATCGTTGAACCTCATCCAGGTCATCAAGAGCGGGCAGGTCCCGTTTCTGCTGGCCAACCTGGCGCTCGCCGCCTTCCAGAAGCGGATGGGTTTGCACACCGGGGTCAAGCCGGGGGCCGAACTGGCCGCCGCCGGTGAAACCGCCGAACGGCTGGGGCTCGAAGTCCGGCTGGTCGACCGGGAAATCCGCACCACCCTGCTGCGGGCCTGGCGCAAAACCGGCCTCTGGAAAAAGCTGAACCTGGTATCGACCCTGATCGCCGGGCTCTTCGAAAACCAGAAGCTGGACGAGGCTGAACTCGCCCGCTTGCGGCAGACCGACACCCTTTCGGCCATGCTGGAGGAGATGGGAACCCTTCTCCCTTCCGTCAAGACCATCCTGGTCGACGAGCGCGACACCTACATGGCCCACTTCATCCGCCTGGCACCCGGCGCCAAGGTGGTGGCTGTGGTGGGAGCCGCCCACCTGCCCGGCATCATCCGCCAGCTGACGGAAACGATCTCGCCCGACACCATCGCCGGGCTTTCGACCATCCCGCCGAAAACCGCCATCTCCAAGGCGGTTCCCTGGCTCATCCCCGGCATCGTCATCGCCCTGTTCGTCGCCGGCCTCTTTACCGGCGACTGGGGACGGATGGCTGACGCCGCCGTCGCCTGGGCGCTCGCCACCGGGCTGCTCGCCGCGCTCGGCACGGTCATCGCCTTCGGCCATCCGCTGACGGTTCTCTCCGCCTTCGTGGCGGCGCCCATTACCACACTCCATCCCGCCATCGGTGCCGGCATGGTCACCGGTCTGGTGCAGGCATTCGTGGTTTCTCCCACCGTCCGTGACATGGAGCGGGTTGGCGACGACCTGGCCAGCCTGCGCGGCTGGTGGAGCAACCGGATGATGCGGGTGCTGCTGGTCTTCTTCTTCTCTTCCCTCGGCGCTTCGGCCGGCACCCTCGTCGCCCTGAACTGGCTGAAGAATCTGCTTTAG